In Arthrobacter citreus, a genomic segment contains:
- a CDS encoding DUF4012 domain-containing protein, producing MTDIEYSDSSHKESLPNTRSPKQRNQSQPRRKILLRLGVASSVLVLVVGVCGLLLANQVSAVRSNLEQVVGSVSQLRAQLDSGNQEEALETFESMSRQASAARTDATGPLWKVASILPFVGSNLRAVTEVAVSADDVVAGAVGPLLKEFDSLDWESLSPSGGHIDVTQLQEAAPSLVTARNTVKLSHERLVSIDLSTLMPQVADPIRSATEQLREASDVLGTAASGAQLLPSMLGAEDPRTYLVLVQNSAETRATGGIPGALAVLKTNGGQIILGEQSSASALGAFKPSIDVDPEQTALYTGRLGTQMQNVNLTPDFPTAASTAKRMWEGRHEKQVVDGVIALDPVVLSYLLKATGPVVLTDPQILHLIAGTSLPSSLTHDNVVSTLLSDVYSEIEDPAAQDAYFSAVAGQVFAAFTEGKADSSELIKALTSSAEEHRLYLWSSRPDEQSIIATTALAGSVVGTAAGGASFGVYLNDGTGAKMDYYASRTAQLLQTCQADGYSSYTVRMTVTNNAPSDAATILPAYVTGRGVYGVEPGYIRTNYVFYGPVQAFAETASVNGQSVPIGAGKHGQRPVGTVPLELAPGETAELDVVFSQVVQDSVPKLQVTPGLESTDKVVLPAKMANCR from the coding sequence ATGACCGATATCGAGTACAGTGACTCGTCTCATAAAGAATCGTTGCCAAATACACGCAGTCCAAAGCAACGGAACCAGTCACAACCGAGGCGCAAAATTCTTCTCAGACTCGGTGTCGCATCGAGCGTGCTCGTCCTGGTGGTCGGCGTATGCGGATTGCTCCTAGCAAATCAGGTTTCGGCCGTACGGAGCAATCTAGAACAAGTGGTGGGGAGTGTTTCACAGCTACGCGCCCAACTTGACAGCGGAAACCAGGAAGAGGCGCTGGAAACTTTCGAATCGATGTCTAGACAGGCATCCGCAGCGAGGACGGACGCGACTGGTCCCCTTTGGAAGGTCGCTTCTATTCTTCCTTTTGTGGGTTCGAACTTACGTGCAGTTACGGAAGTGGCTGTCTCAGCCGATGATGTGGTGGCCGGAGCCGTGGGGCCGCTGCTAAAAGAGTTTGATTCCTTAGATTGGGAGTCGCTCTCACCTTCTGGCGGTCATATTGATGTCACTCAGCTGCAAGAAGCAGCCCCAAGCCTCGTAACGGCGCGAAACACAGTCAAGCTTTCCCACGAGCGTCTAGTCTCCATCGATCTTTCTACCCTGATGCCACAAGTTGCTGACCCGATTCGTTCCGCTACTGAGCAACTTAGAGAAGCAAGTGATGTCCTAGGGACCGCCGCTTCTGGCGCTCAGCTCTTGCCCTCCATGCTTGGCGCGGAGGATCCTCGGACCTACCTGGTTCTCGTGCAGAATAGTGCAGAGACCAGGGCCACTGGAGGCATTCCCGGCGCCTTGGCCGTCCTAAAAACAAATGGTGGACAAATTATTTTAGGAGAGCAAAGTAGCGCAAGTGCTCTTGGAGCTTTCAAACCCTCCATCGATGTGGACCCAGAGCAGACGGCGCTTTACACCGGTCGCCTTGGAACCCAAATGCAGAACGTTAATCTAACACCGGACTTCCCCACGGCTGCTTCTACAGCGAAGCGAATGTGGGAAGGACGTCATGAGAAACAGGTTGTAGATGGGGTAATCGCCCTTGATCCTGTGGTGCTTAGTTACCTTCTAAAAGCCACCGGACCGGTGGTTCTGACGGACCCCCAGATTCTCCACCTCATCGCGGGAACTTCCCTTCCATCATCACTGACCCATGACAACGTTGTCTCCACACTCCTCTCCGATGTCTACAGCGAAATCGAGGATCCGGCCGCACAGGATGCGTACTTCTCGGCGGTAGCAGGTCAAGTTTTCGCCGCCTTTACCGAAGGCAAGGCCGACAGCTCCGAACTGATAAAAGCTCTAACCTCAAGCGCCGAGGAGCACCGTCTCTATCTGTGGTCCAGCCGCCCGGACGAACAGTCGATTATTGCGACTACGGCCCTGGCAGGCTCCGTCGTGGGTACGGCCGCGGGAGGAGCATCCTTTGGCGTCTATCTCAACGACGGTACCGGCGCGAAAATGGACTATTATGCCTCACGCACCGCGCAACTCCTACAGACGTGTCAAGCGGACGGATACAGCAGCTACACCGTACGAATGACAGTGACCAACAATGCGCCGAGCGACGCTGCAACGATACTTCCTGCCTATGTCACCGGCCGCGGAGTGTACGGTGTGGAGCCCGGTTATATTCGGACCAATTATGTTTTTTACGGTCCAGTACAAGCATTTGCAGAGACTGCGAGTGTGAACGGACAATCTGTACCGATTGGGGCGGGTAAACATGGCCAGAGACCGGTAGGTACGGTGCCCCTAGAATTGGCACCAGGAGAAACGGCGGAGTTGGATGTGGTGTTTTCCCAAGTCGTTCAGGATTCCGTACCCAAGCTCCAAGTGACACCGGGTCTCGAATCGACTGACAAAGTTGTCCTCCCTGCGAAGATGGCCAACTGCCGTTGA
- a CDS encoding peptidase, producing the protein MKKTASALVLAGSLAFFGAGAANAVDNYPAPTPGGVSDATVAPGATVAFSGSGFTPGEAISVTVDYSNTPVVVPGSGLNGVIVLAEVVNSFTTNADASGNFTTNVALGEAGTYTLTATGLESGKVVTAAVSVDPAFAGDGSGSGNGSDNGGSEADDNNLADTGADSAMLLWGAAGVLALGAGVASVAVARRKNA; encoded by the coding sequence ATGAAAAAAACCGCATCCGCACTCGTTTTGGCCGGGTCGCTGGCCTTCTTCGGCGCCGGCGCAGCAAACGCCGTCGACAACTACCCGGCACCCACTCCCGGCGGTGTCAGCGACGCTACGGTTGCTCCCGGTGCTACCGTGGCGTTCAGCGGGTCCGGTTTCACTCCTGGCGAGGCCATTAGCGTCACAGTTGATTACTCCAATACCCCGGTTGTAGTTCCGGGTAGCGGCCTCAACGGTGTGATTGTCTTGGCGGAGGTAGTGAACAGCTTTACTACGAATGCTGACGCCAGCGGTAACTTCACCACTAATGTGGCGCTGGGCGAGGCAGGCACCTACACGCTGACAGCCACAGGCTTGGAGTCCGGAAAAGTTGTTACAGCCGCAGTATCGGTCGATCCTGCCTTCGCTGGCGACGGCAGCGGCTCCGGCAATGGGTCAGACAACGGCGGCTCTGAAGCCGACGACAACAATTTGGCAGACACGGGTGCCGACTCCGCAATGCTGCTCTGGGGAGCTGCGGGAGTCCTAGCCCTCGGCGCCGGCGTTGCATCTGTTGCAGTTGCACGCCGTAAGAATGCCTAA
- a CDS encoding sugar transferase, with protein MSGALILRFGTVTGREWVVAGGEPYILVTIVLSAVWWCMLGLWGSRETTVLGHGPEEYKRLFSASFWLFGLVAVVSYVFQLDTARGYVALALPAGVISLLVARMLVRSYLRSQRRVGASSSTVMIIGGVHGVAHLAQALRSQPMAGYLPIGAYLPGALESATVGPPSLGLPVLGHDPSVASIVAAVRIAQPDAVALSTGVPLPPRVVRELGWALADMQVKMIMAPALTDVAGPRIRTQPVAGLPLIHVSTPNLGSGQRLLKRVFDLAGALTLLTLLSPVLVIVAVIVRLDSPGPVFFKQRRVGARGQYFHMYKFRSMVLDAESRLEALRAQNEGNEVLFKLKADPRITRAGRFLRRYSLDELPQLFNVVNGSMSLVGPRPPLPSEVELYQSHVHRRLMVRPGLTGLWQVSGRSLLSWDDTVRLDLYYVENWSIAGDIAILLKTFRAVLARDGAF; from the coding sequence ATGTCCGGCGCTCTAATCCTCCGATTTGGTACGGTTACTGGTCGCGAGTGGGTCGTTGCCGGTGGCGAACCGTACATTTTGGTCACCATCGTTCTCTCTGCTGTTTGGTGGTGCATGCTTGGGTTATGGGGGAGCAGGGAAACCACAGTCCTCGGTCACGGACCGGAAGAATACAAGCGACTGTTTAGCGCCTCGTTCTGGCTTTTCGGACTCGTAGCAGTTGTTTCGTATGTGTTTCAGTTGGACACGGCCCGAGGCTACGTGGCGCTTGCCCTGCCAGCCGGGGTTATCTCCCTACTCGTAGCCCGGATGCTGGTCCGTAGCTATTTGCGAAGCCAGCGACGAGTCGGCGCAAGCAGTTCCACGGTTATGATCATTGGCGGCGTCCATGGGGTGGCACATCTTGCCCAAGCCCTCCGCAGCCAGCCTATGGCCGGGTACCTCCCCATAGGCGCATATTTACCTGGGGCCTTGGAAAGCGCCACAGTGGGGCCGCCGTCTCTGGGTCTCCCTGTGCTCGGACACGATCCGTCTGTCGCATCGATAGTAGCGGCAGTGCGGATCGCTCAGCCAGACGCAGTAGCGCTTTCCACCGGTGTTCCCTTACCTCCGCGCGTCGTGCGGGAACTCGGTTGGGCTTTGGCTGATATGCAGGTCAAAATGATCATGGCTCCTGCGCTGACTGACGTCGCCGGCCCACGGATTCGCACGCAGCCAGTGGCAGGACTTCCTCTTATCCATGTCTCTACCCCAAACTTGGGCAGCGGACAGCGGCTGCTAAAACGGGTTTTCGACTTAGCTGGGGCGTTAACGCTTCTAACACTGCTCTCCCCCGTTCTAGTGATTGTCGCCGTCATCGTCCGCTTGGATTCTCCCGGGCCAGTTTTCTTCAAGCAGAGACGCGTCGGGGCTCGCGGCCAGTATTTTCACATGTACAAGTTTCGATCCATGGTCCTCGATGCAGAGTCGCGTCTGGAAGCGCTGCGAGCCCAGAACGAGGGCAATGAAGTCTTGTTCAAGCTGAAGGCGGATCCTAGGATCACCAGAGCGGGCCGCTTCCTCCGACGCTATAGTCTTGACGAATTGCCGCAGCTCTTCAACGTTGTCAACGGTTCCATGAGTCTTGTAGGGCCTCGCCCCCCATTGCCTTCTGAAGTGGAGCTCTACCAGAGCCATGTTCACCGCCGCCTCATGGTGCGCCCGGGGCTTACCGGCCTTTGGCAAGTCAGCGGGCGGTCTCTACTCTCTTGGGATGACACCGTTCGTCTGGATCTCTATTACGTGGAGAACTGGTCAATCGCCGGAGACATAGCAATCCTGCTCAAGACGTTCCGAGCCGTTCTGGCCCGTGATGGCGCGTTCTAG